Proteins encoded by one window of Chryseobacterium sp. POL2:
- a CDS encoding Crp/Fnr family transcriptional regulator, which translates to MKFFDILSEFFPNDTEIRDFMLEHTQSLEIKKEDIISREGGYNRNIYFVEEGLLRLFYFENGKDITTNFFPEGKLVANIDTLFQQEPSRFTIEALEDSSIVFCNYESLEQLCKESLPAANFSRYILGNLMVQMSKRMTSLQYMTAREKYEDLMEENKDIILRAPLGMIATYLGISPETLSRIRSSI; encoded by the coding sequence ATGAAATTTTTTGATATTCTTTCTGAGTTTTTCCCTAATGATACCGAGATCCGGGACTTTATGCTGGAACATACCCAAAGTTTGGAAATCAAAAAAGAGGACATCATCAGCAGAGAAGGTGGTTACAACCGTAATATTTATTTTGTTGAAGAAGGTTTGCTGCGTTTATTTTATTTTGAAAACGGAAAAGACATCACCACCAATTTTTTCCCAGAAGGCAAGTTGGTTGCTAATATTGACACGCTTTTCCAGCAAGAGCCCAGTCGATTTACTATTGAAGCTTTAGAAGATTCAAGCATTGTATTCTGCAATTATGAAAGCTTAGAACAGCTGTGCAAAGAATCGCTTCCTGCAGCCAATTTCAGTCGGTATATTTTAGGGAATCTTATGGTACAAATGTCCAAAAGAATGACTTCTTTGCAATACATGACAGCAAGGGAAAAATATGAGGATTTAATGGAAGAAAACAAAGACATCATCCTGCGTGCGCCATTAGGAATGATCGCCACTTACCTTGGCATTTCCCCCGAAACTTTGAGCCGAATTAGAAGCAGCATTTAG
- a CDS encoding S8 family serine peptidase, with product MKKLFFSLSLLASFASINAQSVQAVETAAKVDSTLLKNWMHSDFQATGIYGVNTLKAKAFLAEHNRKPQNIVVGVLDSGVEYFHEDLKNIMWVNPKEKADDKKDNDKNGYIDDIHGWNFVTDKDGKSYAEDTLELTRQYSKYAKKFERNEAAKVKDPEGYKRYLELKKDYFSTITRYKMTKEVANARMSYVKPRLDALNKAFAGETLTKKKVDSFVSEDPLALEALFVFSEVPQKDWENKTIEEITASYEKKISGMLASADNNMKYNYNLSFNPQEGLGKTYGNNDVKGLSDFHGTHVSGIIAAEWDNGKGMMGTGGGNYVKIMGVRTVPDGDERDQDVANGIRYAVNNGAKILNMSFGKLVDDNSPLVKEAFKYAESKNVLIVKAAGNNNLNVDETTLYPITLVDGKQYSPTTITVGANTRNADNLRARFSNFGKAAVDVFGPGTEIYSTIPGTSKYGFAQGTSMASPAVAGVAALVWSHYPKLTAKDIKQILVETVNKNDQLKDISVSGGVVDSYKAVQKAEEIYKQRKLK from the coding sequence ATGAAGAAATTATTTTTTAGTCTAAGCCTTTTGGCTTCCTTTGCTAGCATTAATGCACAAAGCGTGCAGGCGGTAGAAACTGCTGCCAAAGTAGATTCTACTTTATTGAAAAATTGGATGCATTCTGATTTTCAGGCTACTGGTATTTATGGTGTAAACACTTTGAAAGCGAAAGCCTTTTTAGCAGAACATAACAGAAAACCACAAAATATCGTGGTTGGTGTTTTGGATAGTGGGGTAGAATATTTCCATGAGGATTTGAAAAACATCATGTGGGTAAATCCAAAAGAGAAAGCTGATGACAAAAAAGATAATGACAAAAATGGTTATATAGATGATATTCATGGTTGGAATTTTGTGACAGATAAAGACGGAAAATCGTATGCAGAAGATACTTTAGAATTAACCAGACAATATTCGAAATATGCTAAAAAATTCGAAAGAAATGAAGCCGCAAAAGTAAAAGATCCGGAAGGATACAAAAGATATCTTGAACTGAAAAAAGATTATTTTTCTACAATTACAAGATATAAAATGACCAAAGAAGTTGCAAATGCTAGAATGTCTTATGTAAAACCAAGACTAGATGCATTAAATAAAGCTTTTGCCGGAGAAACGCTGACTAAGAAAAAAGTAGATTCGTTTGTTTCGGAAGATCCATTGGCTTTAGAAGCTTTGTTTGTTTTTTCAGAAGTTCCACAAAAAGATTGGGAAAACAAAACAATTGAAGAAATCACTGCTTCTTACGAGAAAAAAATCTCAGGAATGTTAGCCAGCGCTGACAATAATATGAAGTACAATTATAATCTTTCATTCAATCCGCAAGAAGGTCTTGGTAAAACCTATGGAAACAATGATGTGAAAGGACTTTCGGATTTCCATGGTACGCACGTTTCTGGAATTATCGCTGCAGAATGGGATAACGGAAAAGGAATGATGGGAACCGGCGGCGGAAACTATGTGAAAATTATGGGCGTACGTACCGTTCCAGATGGAGACGAGCGTGACCAAGATGTGGCAAACGGAATCCGTTATGCGGTAAATAATGGTGCAAAAATCCTAAATATGTCTTTCGGAAAATTGGTGGATGATAATAGTCCGCTGGTGAAAGAAGCCTTTAAATATGCCGAATCAAAAAATGTTCTAATTGTAAAAGCTGCGGGTAATAACAACCTAAATGTTGATGAAACTACTTTGTATCCCATCACTTTGGTTGATGGAAAACAATACAGCCCAACAACGATTACAGTAGGTGCAAACACGCGTAATGCGGATAATCTGAGAGCGAGATTCTCAAATTTCGGTAAAGCAGCGGTTGATGTTTTTGGTCCTGGAACTGAAATTTACTCAACCATTCCGGGAACAAGCAAATACGGTTTTGCGCAAGGAACTTCGATGGCGTCGCCTGCCGTTGCGGGAGTTGCAGCTTTGGTTTGGTCACATTACCCGAAATTAACAGCAAAAGATATCAAACAAATCTTAGTTGAAACCGTAAATAAAAACGACCAATTAAAAGATATCTCGGTTTCTGGAGGCGTTGTAGATTCTTACAAAGCAGTTCAGAAAGCTGAAGAAATCTATAAACAAAGAAAGTTAAAGTAA
- a CDS encoding DUF2271 domain-containing protein — protein sequence MKNNWKLVVFSVFAILFSSTIFAQTTKYKTMIQMNAYSGKEAYVVVSLINPKGQYEATLGVLGDDNEWYNTLKEWEKFRIKKKEKLNAITGASVAGGARATRVIEFDTAKLNKGYKIRFESAVETQKYFPKDAEIALSTDALDNKAGIRGTGYIKAVRFIKVQ from the coding sequence ATGAAAAACAACTGGAAATTAGTAGTATTCAGCGTTTTCGCAATACTTTTTTCTTCAACTATTTTTGCACAAACCACCAAGTATAAAACCATGATACAGATGAATGCTTATTCTGGGAAAGAAGCTTATGTTGTGGTGTCGTTAATTAATCCAAAAGGGCAATACGAAGCGACTTTGGGGGTTTTGGGTGATGATAATGAGTGGTACAATACGCTTAAAGAATGGGAAAAATTCCGAATTAAGAAGAAAGAAAAACTCAATGCGATTACCGGTGCTTCGGTTGCTGGTGGGGCACGTGCCACAAGAGTGATTGAATTTGATACTGCAAAGTTGAATAAAGGTTACAAAATTCGCTTCGAATCTGCAGTTGAAACTCAAAAATATTTCCCCAAAGATGCGGAAATCGCTTTATCTACAGATGCTTTAGACAATAAAGCGGGAATTAGAGGAACGGGATATATCAAAGCGGTCCGATTCATCAAAGTTCAGTAA
- a CDS encoding TolC family protein, translating to MKNRTKKWAGILFLFPSLVFSQTSAPTLQELINSALANDGTLNEQILQNKITHLDDEKLKDVFLPKVDISGQASYLYTSAHFTTPQFNIPAIPNLFPGLTIPEGGNSLNISGISTMAKAEASLLLYSGGKVKYLKEANREKNLSEQKLMEKSKDDVVTSISKAYDTFALLEESRKVLDESKKRLDINRKTADKALGYGLITPYDHKKIELAQATLDSKIVEYEGKKQLLMTQLEVLTGIDRTRIAAIQPILKPISYALINENIDNRAEIQALEHGIKASEYKIEAEKKWWVPKVQAQTSLSYFGLYDNHISTSKDLLQGFNSKLDLNPSNLNIFPLFQAGVGFKWDIFDGNEGKSAVEGAKINKEILENKKRDAQKKLKLNLANNQTNYDIANAQITLKEKAKNIAKLALENVEKEFRYGTKKSSDLIDAENDLQTAELDYQTAIYNQRRSAIELMKATQNLDINKL from the coding sequence ATGAAAAACAGAACTAAAAAATGGGCGGGAATCCTATTTTTATTTCCTTCGCTTGTTTTTTCTCAAACCTCCGCACCCACTTTGCAAGAGCTCATCAACAGCGCACTTGCCAATGACGGGACGCTCAACGAACAGATTTTGCAGAACAAAATCACGCATTTGGATGACGAAAAACTAAAAGATGTTTTCCTTCCAAAAGTCGATATTTCAGGACAAGCCAGTTATCTTTACACTTCTGCACATTTCACAACACCCCAATTTAATATTCCGGCCATTCCCAATCTTTTCCCAGGTTTAACGATTCCAGAAGGTGGAAACAGTTTGAATATTTCAGGAATTTCAACGATGGCAAAGGCGGAAGCATCCCTCCTACTCTATTCTGGTGGAAAAGTAAAATACCTGAAAGAAGCCAATCGTGAGAAAAATCTTTCCGAACAAAAATTGATGGAAAAAAGCAAAGACGACGTGGTGACCAGCATTTCGAAAGCCTACGACACTTTTGCACTGTTGGAAGAATCCCGAAAAGTTTTGGATGAAAGTAAAAAACGATTAGACATTAACCGAAAAACCGCTGATAAAGCGCTTGGTTATGGATTAATCACGCCTTATGATCACAAAAAAATTGAGTTAGCGCAGGCTACTTTAGATTCAAAAATTGTGGAATACGAAGGCAAAAAACAACTTTTAATGACACAATTGGAAGTTTTAACAGGCATTGACCGTACCCGAATTGCTGCAATACAACCTATTTTAAAACCTATTTCTTACGCATTAATAAATGAAAACATCGATAATCGCGCGGAAATTCAGGCATTGGAACATGGAATAAAAGCTTCCGAATATAAAATAGAAGCCGAAAAAAAATGGTGGGTTCCGAAAGTACAGGCGCAGACCTCACTCTCCTATTTTGGTTTGTACGACAATCATATTTCCACTTCTAAAGATTTACTTCAAGGCTTCAACTCAAAGTTGGATCTTAATCCTTCTAACTTAAATATCTTTCCGTTGTTCCAGGCCGGGGTAGGTTTTAAATGGGATATTTTTGATGGCAACGAAGGAAAATCAGCGGTGGAAGGCGCAAAAATTAATAAGGAAATCCTCGAAAATAAAAAACGGGACGCCCAGAAAAAATTAAAATTAAATTTAGCCAATAACCAAACCAACTACGACATTGCCAATGCCCAAATTACGCTGAAAGAAAAAGCCAAAAACATTGCAAAACTAGCCTTGGAAAATGTGGAAAAAGAATTCCGTTATGGAACCAAAAAATCATCCGATCTTATTGATGCAGAAAACGATTTACAAACCGCAGAACTCGACTACCAAACCGCCATCTACAACCAAAGACGCAGCGCTATTGAGCTGATGAAAGCAACCCAAAATTTAGACATCAACAAACTATAA
- a CDS encoding PepSY domain-containing protein encodes MTVSIWRYAHLALAILSTVFLLILSVTGVILAYDAIDEKLPHHKVENFQSLNLAQVLPTLRENYFEIIEVKVDHNDFVTIDALDEDGKSIKGFIDPTNAKIIGEIKPKSGFIQWITALHRSLFLKETGRAIVGVVSFLLMLISISGFVLIIKRQKGLRYFFTKINKDFFSQYFHVVTGRWLLIPILVIALTGTLIFLVRLDYFKGENQEIKHALKTDAKPSNLKDILFFKNTKLTDVQRIEFPFIPDDEAEPFIVHLKDRSVTVNQVTGEIISESLYPYSLVLEKINIDLHTGRTSIIWAVILGLASLNILFFIYSGFVIMFRRTRTKIKNKFGAKDAEIIILMGSENGTTLTFANHIHKQLLGQNQKSFLAEMNQFQYFPKAKHLLIFTSTYGLGDAPTNATEFEKLLQKFPQNQNLEYSVVGFGSKSYADYCAYAERVDALLKQQSWAKQLLPLITVNDRSTQEFVKWTQLWSEKSLYALATAPAVYETKIPGLIQFEVVEKTSTSEDNSTFKVVLKPKKKQVFESGDLLAIYPENDHRERFYSIGKKDNAIQLVVKLFENGLGSEFLNKLNIGDQITGRVMNNAKFHFPKETENVVMIANGTGIAPFLGMIHDNVLKRNIRLYTGFRHDNSLTDQYRKFADEQISKSHLESIHFAFSREENKQYVMDLIRRDEAYFAEILKNSGTIMICGALKMQRDVEMVLEEIVQKYEQKSLTDYHSQILSDCY; translated from the coding sequence ATGACGGTATCTATTTGGAGATATGCCCATTTGGCATTGGCAATTTTGTCCACGGTTTTTCTTCTCATTCTTTCTGTGACAGGCGTAATTCTCGCGTACGACGCAATTGACGAGAAATTACCCCATCATAAAGTCGAGAATTTCCAAAGTTTAAATCTCGCGCAAGTATTGCCTACTTTGCGCGAGAATTATTTTGAAATCATTGAAGTCAAAGTAGATCACAACGATTTTGTGACCATCGACGCTTTGGACGAAGATGGAAAATCCATCAAAGGTTTTATTGATCCTACGAATGCTAAAATCATTGGTGAAATTAAACCCAAAAGTGGCTTTATACAGTGGATTACAGCGCTTCATCGTTCTTTATTTCTGAAAGAAACCGGACGAGCCATCGTGGGTGTCGTTTCGTTTTTATTGATGCTGATTTCTATTAGCGGATTTGTGCTGATTATCAAGCGTCAAAAGGGATTACGATATTTTTTTACGAAAATTAATAAAGATTTTTTCTCACAATATTTTCATGTTGTTACAGGACGTTGGTTGCTGATTCCCATTTTGGTCATTGCACTTACCGGAACGCTCATTTTTTTGGTACGTTTAGACTACTTTAAAGGTGAAAATCAAGAAATAAAACATGCGTTAAAAACAGATGCAAAACCAAGCAATTTAAAAGATATTTTGTTCTTCAAAAACACCAAACTAACGGATGTCCAAAGAATTGAATTTCCTTTTATTCCCGATGATGAGGCGGAACCTTTTATCGTACACTTAAAAGACAGATCGGTAACCGTTAATCAAGTGACTGGTGAAATTATTTCTGAAAGTTTGTATCCTTATTCACTGGTTTTAGAAAAAATAAATATTGACTTGCATACGGGAAGAACCAGTATTATTTGGGCGGTTATTTTAGGTTTGGCGTCGCTAAATATTCTGTTTTTCATTTATTCAGGATTTGTGATTATGTTCCGCAGAACGAGAACAAAAATCAAAAATAAATTTGGTGCAAAAGACGCGGAAATCATCATTTTGATGGGGTCGGAAAATGGAACGACCTTAACATTTGCCAATCATATTCATAAACAATTATTGGGGCAAAATCAGAAATCTTTCTTGGCTGAGATGAATCAGTTTCAATATTTCCCAAAAGCCAAGCATTTGCTAATTTTCACATCAACTTATGGTTTGGGTGATGCACCAACCAACGCAACAGAATTTGAAAAATTGCTTCAAAAATTCCCTCAAAATCAGAATCTGGAATATTCCGTAGTCGGCTTTGGATCGAAGTCTTACGCAGATTATTGTGCTTATGCGGAAAGGGTAGATGCGCTATTGAAACAACAATCTTGGGCAAAACAATTACTTCCTTTAATCACCGTGAACGATCGTTCTACTCAGGAATTTGTAAAATGGACGCAACTTTGGAGCGAAAAATCTTTGTACGCTTTGGCAACTGCACCTGCGGTTTATGAAACTAAAATTCCAGGTTTAATTCAGTTTGAAGTGGTTGAAAAGACATCGACTTCGGAAGACAATTCAACGTTTAAAGTGGTTTTAAAACCTAAGAAAAAGCAAGTTTTCGAATCTGGAGATTTGTTGGCAATTTATCCAGAAAATGACCATCGGGAGCGTTTTTATTCGATTGGAAAAAAAGACAACGCCATTCAGTTGGTTGTGAAATTATTCGAAAATGGTCTGGGTTCTGAATTTTTAAACAAACTGAACATTGGCGATCAAATTACCGGTCGCGTGATGAACAATGCGAAATTTCATTTTCCAAAAGAAACTGAAAATGTCGTGATGATTGCCAACGGAACAGGAATTGCGCCGTTTTTAGGAATGATTCATGACAATGTTTTGAAGCGAAATATTCGTTTGTACACAGGCTTTAGACACGATAATTCTTTAACCGATCAATACCGAAAGTTTGCTGATGAACAGATTTCAAAATCACATTTAGAAAGCATTCATTTTGCGTTTTCAAGAGAAGAAAATAAACAATATGTAATGGATTTAATTCGCCGTGATGAAGCTTATTTTGCCGAAATCCTCAAGAATAGCGGTACGATTATGATTTGTGGTGCGCTCAAAATGCAGCGCGATGTTGAAATGGTTTTGGAGGAAATTGTACAGAAATATGAGCAAAAATCGTTAACGGATTATCATTCGCAGATTTTGTCGGATTGTTATTGA
- the recA gene encoding recombinase RecA, which yields MSNIEDKKKALQLVLDKLDKTYGKGTVMTLGEDSVDHTIEVIPSGSLGLDLALGVGGYPRGRVIEIYGPESSGKTTLTLHAIAEAQKQGGIAAFIDAEHAFDRTYASKLGIDLDNLIISQPDNGEQALEIADNLIRSGAIDIVVIDSVAALTPKAEIEGEMGDSKMGLHARLMSQALRKLTATISKTKCTVIFINQLREKIGVMFGNPETTTGGNALKFYASVRVDIRKASAPIKNGDEAVGSRVKVKIVKNKVAPPFKMAEFDIMYGEGVSKVGEILDQGVELGVIQKSGSWFSYEGTKLGQGRDAVKEVIKDNPELAEELEAKIKDKINNPDK from the coding sequence ATGAGCAATATTGAAGATAAAAAGAAAGCACTCCAATTGGTGCTTGACAAATTAGATAAAACCTACGGAAAAGGCACTGTGATGACGCTTGGTGAAGACTCTGTAGATCACACGATAGAAGTTATTCCATCTGGTTCTTTAGGATTAGATTTAGCCTTGGGCGTAGGTGGCTATCCACGCGGAAGAGTCATCGAAATCTATGGTCCAGAATCTTCGGGAAAAACAACCTTGACCCTCCATGCCATTGCAGAAGCACAAAAACAAGGCGGCATTGCAGCATTCATAGATGCGGAACATGCTTTTGACAGAACTTATGCCTCCAAATTAGGTATCGATTTGGATAACCTAATTATTTCTCAACCAGACAATGGCGAACAAGCTTTGGAAATTGCCGATAACCTAATCCGTTCTGGCGCTATTGATATTGTCGTAATTGACTCCGTTGCTGCATTAACACCAAAAGCTGAGATCGAAGGCGAAATGGGAGATTCCAAAATGGGACTTCACGCAAGATTGATGTCTCAGGCTTTAAGAAAACTAACAGCGACTATTTCTAAAACCAAATGCACCGTGATCTTCATCAACCAATTAAGAGAAAAAATCGGGGTTATGTTCGGAAATCCAGAAACAACAACTGGTGGAAATGCACTGAAATTCTATGCCTCTGTAAGAGTTGATATCCGTAAAGCAAGCGCACCAATCAAAAATGGTGACGAAGCAGTTGGAAGTCGCGTAAAAGTGAAAATCGTTAAAAATAAAGTAGCGCCACCTTTCAAAATGGCAGAATTTGACATTATGTACGGCGAAGGTGTTTCTAAAGTTGGCGAAATACTAGATCAAGGTGTTGAGTTGGGCGTTATCCAAAAAAGCGGTTCTTGGTTCAGTTATGAAGGGACAAAACTAGGACAAGGTCGAGATGCTGTTAAAGAAGTGATTAAAGATAATCCTGAATTAGCTGAAGAACTAGAAGCCAAAATCAAGGATAAAATTAACAATCCCGATAAATAA
- a CDS encoding ABC transporter permease, producing the protein MKHTLFLIKREFKLFLSNSTLLSVFFLAPLIYALLMGFTYQQGKVTDIPVLVINLDKTPLSQQVVDMLTDNSSLKILNYLEQPLNLKDEVIKKEAAAVVVIPERFEAMMLQKKYPEVNVFVNTSNVLTANFASKAIQTTLGTFSAGAEIKALQKKGLSASEASTQYEPFKANYITLFNTTSNYLIFMWPALMAVVLQQVILLAMAVSFSEEFKREGFTISFDGKEKYAALIMAIKCLPIWLFSVLNVLMFYAFSVYFKIPAPENVMNFFWVTAFFVLASTNLGVFFSIILPDALKATQVLMIIASPAFIISGFTWPTYAMPDAIRAFTDIIPLTPYLEALKITVIQHGSDYLTQKYFWHLFILAIVYFVLGWVALKIKLNFLFKKYRAEEQVLEKDGVAE; encoded by the coding sequence ATGAAACATACATTATTTTTAATAAAAAGAGAGTTCAAGCTCTTTCTTTCCAACAGCACCTTGCTTTCTGTATTCTTCTTGGCACCGCTTATTTACGCACTTTTAATGGGCTTTACGTATCAACAAGGAAAAGTAACCGACATTCCGGTATTGGTAATTAATCTTGACAAAACGCCACTTTCGCAACAAGTGGTTGATATGTTAACAGATAATTCTTCGTTGAAAATCCTTAATTATCTGGAGCAGCCACTCAATTTAAAAGATGAAGTGATAAAAAAAGAAGCGGCGGCTGTGGTGGTCATTCCGGAACGTTTTGAGGCGATGATGCTTCAGAAAAAATATCCCGAAGTGAATGTTTTTGTAAACACGTCTAATGTCCTAACCGCTAATTTTGCGAGCAAAGCCATACAAACGACTTTGGGAACTTTCTCTGCCGGCGCAGAAATTAAAGCGTTACAAAAGAAAGGCCTTTCAGCTTCCGAAGCCAGCACGCAATACGAGCCTTTCAAAGCGAATTACATCACGCTCTTCAACACCACCAGCAATTACCTTATTTTTATGTGGCCCGCTTTAATGGCGGTGGTTCTTCAGCAGGTAATTTTACTGGCGATGGCGGTAAGCTTTTCGGAAGAGTTTAAACGAGAAGGTTTCACCATCAGTTTTGATGGAAAAGAAAAATATGCTGCTTTAATTATGGCGATAAAATGTCTTCCGATTTGGTTATTTTCTGTGCTTAATGTGTTGATGTTTTATGCATTCAGTGTTTATTTTAAAATTCCAGCGCCTGAGAATGTGATGAATTTCTTTTGGGTTACTGCATTTTTTGTGTTGGCTTCTACCAATTTGGGTGTTTTTTTCAGCATTATTCTTCCTGATGCTTTGAAGGCGACGCAGGTTTTAATGATAATCGCTTCGCCCGCATTTATCATCAGTGGATTTACCTGGCCAACTTATGCCATGCCCGATGCCATCAGAGCTTTTACCGATATTATCCCATTGACGCCCTATTTGGAAGCTTTGAAGATTACGGTAATCCAACATGGTTCCGATTATCTTACACAAAAATATTTCTGGCACCTGTTCATCCTTGCCATTGTGTATTTTGTTTTGGGTTGGGTGGCTTTAAAAATTAAATTAAATTTTCTCTTCAAAAAATACCGAGCTGAAGAGCAAGTCTTGGAAAAAGATGGAGTAGCTGAATAA
- a CDS encoding FAD:protein FMN transferase — MNQIFKLFFIVFLVFANSISAQTELVFSRQVTLMGSVFNITIVHQDSVKANANIDQCIAEIERIENLISEWRPQTQISEINRNAGIKPVKVDQEVFDLTKRAIDYSKMSNGAFDVSIIAMDKVWKFDGSMTEMPTQEEIKNSVRHVGYQNIVLDHENSTIFLAEKAMKIGFGSIGKGYAADKGRELMQNIGVKSGIVDASGDIATWGTQPNGKAWYIGIRNPFKKHKIAKILKLKNLSVATSGSYEKFAEINAIRYSHIINPKTGLPATGLTSVTIYGPSTEFANALSTSIMVLGEKEGKKLAKRYPNYKFLFITDAGKIIK, encoded by the coding sequence ATGAACCAAATTTTCAAATTATTTTTTATTGTATTTCTAGTTTTTGCAAACTCGATTTCTGCACAAACTGAGCTGGTGTTTTCGCGGCAAGTCACTTTAATGGGATCTGTTTTTAATATTACAATTGTTCACCAAGATTCCGTAAAAGCGAATGCCAATATTGATCAATGCATTGCAGAAATCGAAAGAATTGAAAATCTGATCTCCGAATGGCGACCGCAAACCCAAATTTCTGAAATCAACAGAAATGCAGGAATAAAGCCGGTGAAAGTAGATCAGGAAGTATTTGATTTAACAAAACGCGCGATTGACTATTCTAAAATGTCCAATGGCGCATTTGATGTTTCGATTATTGCAATGGACAAAGTTTGGAAATTTGATGGCTCGATGACGGAAATGCCAACTCAGGAGGAAATCAAAAATTCGGTTCGACATGTTGGGTATCAGAATATTGTTTTAGACCATGAAAATTCCACTATTTTCCTTGCTGAAAAAGCAATGAAAATAGGTTTTGGATCTATAGGAAAAGGCTATGCAGCGGACAAAGGTCGAGAATTGATGCAAAATATTGGTGTAAAATCCGGAATTGTAGATGCTTCTGGCGATATCGCCACTTGGGGAACGCAACCGAATGGAAAAGCTTGGTATATCGGAATTAGAAATCCTTTTAAAAAACATAAAATAGCTAAGATTTTAAAACTTAAAAATTTGTCGGTGGCAACTTCTGGAAGCTATGAAAAGTTTGCAGAAATCAATGCTATTCGGTATTCTCACATTATTAACCCTAAAACAGGATTGCCAGCGACTGGGTTAACGAGTGTTACGATTTATGGACCTTCCACCGAATTTGCGAATGCGTTGAGTACTTCCATCATGGTTTTGGGCGAAAAAGAAGGGAAGAAGTTGGCTAAGCGATATCCAAACTATAAGTTTTTGTTCATAACCGATGCAGGAAAAATTATCAAGTGA
- a CDS encoding HlyD family secretion protein yields the protein MKILFKIFTLTASLTLVACNEQKPQQGFEGKTKKEVISFSPKVTGRILDIYVEEGQNVKTGDTLAKLDVPEVSAKIAQAKGATAAANAQAQLAKNGASADQLRQLKAKQKGLKEQYDFASKSYNRARNMFRDSLMSPQNYDEVFAKYQGAKAQLDAVNAELHEVEKGTRFEKINMAEGQASQAMGALQEANVAYSERYVIATNDMEIETISLHKGELATAGYALFNGYVPNSTYFRFTIPESKISKYQKGMTVQMKSTYGNLEFSGKIVSIKQLTKYADITTAFPDYNPEDAVYEVKVIPADPSKTASLLVNASVVLQ from the coding sequence ATGAAGATCTTATTCAAAATATTTACACTTACTGCAAGCCTCACTTTAGTTGCTTGTAACGAGCAAAAACCACAACAAGGTTTTGAAGGAAAAACAAAAAAAGAAGTCATTTCTTTTTCGCCGAAGGTAACGGGAAGAATCCTCGACATTTATGTTGAAGAAGGACAAAATGTAAAAACAGGTGACACTTTAGCAAAGCTAGACGTCCCAGAAGTTTCGGCAAAAATTGCCCAAGCCAAAGGCGCTACAGCAGCAGCAAATGCCCAAGCGCAGTTGGCAAAAAACGGCGCATCAGCAGACCAACTGCGTCAATTAAAAGCCAAGCAAAAAGGGCTAAAAGAACAATATGATTTTGCTTCGAAATCATACAATAGAGCACGAAATATGTTCCGTGACAGTCTGATGTCGCCCCAAAATTACGACGAGGTTTTCGCTAAATATCAAGGAGCAAAAGCACAACTAGATGCCGTAAACGCCGAACTTCATGAAGTGGAAAAAGGCACCCGTTTTGAAAAAATTAATATGGCAGAAGGACAAGCCTCACAAGCCATGGGCGCTTTACAGGAAGCCAACGTAGCCTATTCTGAACGTTATGTTATTGCGACCAACGATATGGAAATTGAAACCATAAGTCTCCACAAAGGCGAATTGGCAACGGCTGGCTATGCGCTGTTCAATGGTTATGTCCCGAATTCCACTTATTTCCGATTTACCATTCCAGAAAGTAAAATTTCAAAATATCAAAAAGGAATGACCGTTCAAATGAAAAGCACCTACGGAAATCTAGAATTTTCTGGAAAAATTGTGAGCATCAAACAATTAACAAAATACGCAGATATCACCACCGCTTTCCCAGATTACAACCCTGAAGATGCCGTGTATGAAGTGAAAGTAATTCCTGCTGACCCATCCAAAACTGCTTCACTTTTGGTGAATGCAAGTGTGGTTCTACAATAA